The proteins below are encoded in one region of Podarcis raffonei isolate rPodRaf1 chromosome 8, rPodRaf1.pri, whole genome shotgun sequence:
- the SIX5 gene encoding homeobox protein SIX5, giving the protein MASFPAGPAEPPGRGGRRAPAAGGEQRQEQEDEGAAEEARQLLPTSAPAPPPQAPPGREPEDGGGGAAAGGGGGSGLETAAAASSPSAGLAAAAPDPPRSPRFSAEQVSCVCEALLQAGDPGRLGRFLGSLPPDAEAPCLEAQAGESLAKARALLAFQRGDFAELYRLVQSRPFGAPHHPFLQDLYLRARYREAEAARGRALGAVDKYRLRKKFPLPSTIWDGEETVYCFKRRSRAALRDSYGRSRYPSPEQKRRLAQDTGLSLTQVSNWFKNRRQRDRSGGGGAGGGGAGTPSKSESDGNPSTEDESSHGTEETETSMGISATSEGMPTPNSLFLPAACSSASSILLNGNFITASSPTMLLNGGSVIQTPGGGVILNGLALGDNQTITLSPVAAPSPPILNGSSPLLGGKPPGPPGGQEANKALQEPLAPATVILSPAATLQGEVKTEAAEALAFGVEVKLEEGQGSAPPLLPVPDAATLLSNHKGPLLAAVAMPQVVPSNDETPTAAQQLPPAPQPSATSSPQMVPLAKLAPGAQALPAPQVTAATVGGQVAQSSQATTATALLSMPGPSPPQAAVLHVPAPSLVPITQVSPPSQVVPLSQPVSGTQVLSPSQMVPVSPTQIYAVPQGASAPQLVSLPQVVQGSQIISLPQVVPTSQVVTLQQGMGSPIQILTTSGAPIKVGAMAGAPQVAVSAGGSLGQSNVHLINANVGMTTLQIPGTAPGNILLTNPATGSSTIVTGMALQQGKLILTATFPAGMLMTPILSAQATPTLALPIKQEVATMMAPSTLGSGEGGSVLLSGGASVLPPGVSPLLAPDSTGPADLAFGTDSGHLSNFSQPDGLAMSQQQVVWPSPVGMDLQGTGAEGLFEMDKNSMEVQGGLLRLPEGEGLLLDASGGDPMGPEALDSDEKVLTQLQSVPVEEPLDL; this is encoded by the exons ATGGCCTCCTTCCCCGCGGGCCCCGCCGAGCCCCCCGGCCGGGGAGGGCGGCGCGCCCCCGCCGCCGGAGGAGAGCagaggcaggagcaggaggacgaGGGCGCAGCCGAGGAGGCGCGCCAACTTCTGCCAACTTCGGCGCCCGCCCCGCCGCCGCAGGCTCCTCCCGGCCGAGAGCCAGAGGACGGCggcggaggagcagcagcaggaggaggaggaggatcggGTTTGGAGACGGCTGCTGCTGCGTCCTCTCCAAGCGCGGGGCTGGCCGCCGCCGCGCCCGATCCTCCGCGCTCGCCGCGCTTCTCGGCGGAGCAGGTCTCGTGCGTGTGCGAGGCGCTGCTGCAGGCGGGCGACCCCGGCCGGCTGGGCCGCTTCCTGGGCTCGCTGCCGCCCGACGCCGAGGCGCCGTGCCTGGAGGCGCAGGCGGGCGAGAGCCTGGCCAAGGCGCGCGCGCTGCTGGCCTTCCAGCGCGGCGACTTCGCCGAGCTGTACCGCCTGGTGCAGAGCCGGCCCTTCGGCGCGCCGCACCACCCGTTCCTGCAGGATCTGTACCTGCGCGCCCGCTACCGGGAGGCCGAAGCTGCCCGGGGCCGGGCCCTGGGCGCCGTCGACAAGTACCGGCTGCGCAAAAAGTTCCCGCTGCCCAGCACCATCTGGGACGGCGAGGAGACGGTGTACTGCTTCAAGCGGCGCTCGCGGGCAGCCCTGCGCGACTCGTACGGGCGCAGCCGCTACCCGAGCCCCGAGCAGAAGAGGCGCCTGGCCCAGGACACCGGCCTGTCGCTCACGCAGGTCAGCAACTGGTTCAAGAACCGACGGCAGCGCGAtcgcagcggaggaggaggagccggagGAGGAGGCGCCGGCACGCCCAGCAAGAG CGAGTCTGACGGGAACCCCAGCACGGAGGACGAGTCCAGCCACGGCACCGAAGAAACCGAAACGTCCATGGGGATTTCCGCGACCTCCGAAGGGATGCCCACCCCCAACAGCCTGTTCCTGCCAGCCGCTTGCTCCAGCGCCTCTTCCATCCTCCTCAACGGCAACTTTATCACCGCTAGCTCCCCGACCATGCTGCTGAATGGCGGCTCCGTCATCCAGACTCCTGGCGGAGGTGTCATCCTGAACGGCTTGGCTCTCGGCGACAACCAGACCATCACCCTCAGCCCCGTGGCAGCGCCCAGCCCGCCCATCCTCAACGGATCCAGCCCCCTGCTGGGTGGCAAGCCCCCAGGCCCACCTGGCGGTCAGGAGGCCAACAAGGCTCTCCAGGAGCCCCTCGCCCCGGCCACCGTCATTCTCAGCCCGGCTGCCACGCTTCAGGGGGAAGTGAAGACGGAGGCAGCAGAGGCCCTGGCGTTTGGTGTCGAGGTCAAGCTGGAAGAGGGGCAGGGGTCCGCCCCACCCCTGTTGCCCGTCCCTGACGCCGCCACGCTCCTCTCCAACCATAAGGGGCCACTGCTGGCGGCTGTTGCCATGCCGCAAGTGGTCCCATCAAATGACGAGACCCCCACGGCTGCGCAGCAGCTGCCCCCAGCGCCTCAGCCATCAGCCACATCTAGTCCTCAGATGGTTCCTCTGGCCAAGTTGGCACCCGGTGCCCAAGCCCTGCCAGCTCCCCAGGTGACTGCAGCCACGGTCGGTGGGCAGGTGGCCCAGTCTTCCCAGGCTACCACAGCCACGGCGCTGCTTTCCATGCCAGGCCCCTCGCCGCCCCAGGCCGCTGTTCTCCATGTCCCTGCCCCATCCCTGGTCCCCATCACTCAAGTCTCGCCCCCTTCCCAGGTGGTGCCGCTCTCCCAGCCCGTCTCTGGGACCCAGGTGCTCTCCCCGTCCCAAATGGTGCCCGTGTCCCCGACGCAGATCTACGCCGTCCCCCAGGGGGCTTCTGCCCCCCAGCTCGTCTCGCTCCCCCAAGTGGTCCAGGGCTCCCAGATTATCTCCCTGCCCCAAGTTGTGCCCACTTCCCAGGTGGTCACCTTGCAGCAGGGCATGGGCAGCCCCATCCAAATCCTGACCACCAGCGGCGCCCCCATCAAAGTGGGGGCCATGGCAGGGGCGCCGCAGGTGGCCGTGTCGGCGGGAGGAAGCCTTGGCCAGAGCAACGTGCACCTCATCAACGCCAACGTGGGCATGACCACGCTGCAGATCCCGGGCACCGCACCAG GCAACATCCTCCTGACCAACCCGGCAACAGGGAGCAGCACCATCGTCACCGGAATGGCTCTGCAACAGGGGAAACTGATCCTGACGGCCACCTTCCCGGCTGGCATGCTGATGACGCCCATCCTCTCAGCCCAGGCCACCCCaactctggccctgcccatcaagCAGGAAGTGGCGACCATGATGGCGCCGTCAACTCTGGGGAGCGGTGAAGGCGGCAGCGTGTTGCTCTCGGGGGGTGCTTCCGTGCTCCCTCCTGGCGTCTCCCCGCTCTTGGCGCCCGACAGCACCGGGCCGGCCGACTTGGCTTTCGGCACGGACTCCGGCCACCTTTCAAACTTCTCCCAGCCAGACGGCCTGGCCATGTCTCAGCAGCAGGTGGTTTGGCCCAGCCCGGTGGGCATGGACCTCCAAGGGACTGGCGCCGAGGGGCTGTTTGAGATGGACAAGAACTCTATGGAGGTGCAGGGCGGCCTTCTGCGTCTCCCGGAGGGAGAGGGCCTCTTGCTGGACGCCTCTGGGGGAGACCCGATGGGCCCCGAGGCTCTGGACTCGGACGAGAAGGTGCTAACCCAGCTGCAGTCTGTGCCGGTGGAGGAGCCTCTGGACTTGTAA